GAGAATTTAAACTATGCAACCCAGTTCCAAAAGTGGCTCTCttcatttggttttgtatgTGCATAGACCCCTAAGAGTTCAAAATGGCAAACTTTATCCCAGAACTAGTCTTTGAGGTTGTGTGTGAACATAGTTTTCTACAGAGCTGATTGGAAAGCAGGGTTTATTCTGTGGTATTTTAGccatttaaagtatttttatttaaagtaggataaatatacaaaatatcCTATCTTCCTTTCCAGAAATGATCTCCCCTGAACAATGTAAGTTGTTTCAGAATACTTGCATTAATCCAAATATATTATCCAAACATGATCTTACACTTAAACTTTTTCATTATGTATAAAACAGAATCTAAAACTaaactgttaaaaaaccccaaagccaacCCCTTGTTTCAGCAGAAAACTTCATCATGCAGTGTTCCAATGCAGTATTTTGCTTGTTACTTGAATGCTGcattttcaggattttcttgtcaaaatgtttttgttaaaagGAAGTCCTTATGTGAGTAAAGTGCTTGCTGATGGACTATTGCCATCTTCTGTTTGCTCAATTGCACTACGTTGCACAAGATACATATAAAAATTGATTGTTCAAAACACCTGTCAGTTCCTtgcaatttgtattttttaggttggctctttattttttgtatgaGCAGCTTTTACTCCAAACGATTCTGCTTTAATCCCCAGTGAAGTACAGGACAACATGATTCATATAAACATTGTTCTGTTTATAGGATTAAATACAAACACATCCTTGTAGCCTCAGCTCTGTAGTGGACAGGCTGAGTGGCCAAACTTACCCTCCCTGCTGATTTCTGCGGTGCCGCAGAgggtgcctggggaggtggcagggcaaggggaggaggTGTCGGGGCTGTGCAGCGCAGTGTTTgagcctggggctgtccctgctcCGCTCCTGCCCGGGCTGCTCCTGGAGCGCTGCGAATTCATGGTCGTGTTAGCCAAGAGCGACTGAATTCATGCTCCTGGGGGTGGCTCCCCACACCTCTGCAagtcctgctcccagcccttggGGAGCTCGTCCCTGGGGAGCCCGTGCTCACCCTGtccctgccttctgggctggagcccctggctgagctgctctgAGCTTGCTGGGGAGCACTGGAGGCAACCGTGGCCCGTGCCCTTTGGTGGGAGATGGCCTCCTTTGAAGAGTGCAGCTATGAAAGGAGAAGGAACTTGTCTTTTTGCCTCTGCCTTGCCCTGAGAGGTCCCTGCACCATGTCCTGGGGtagaggagctgctggagcagccttGGACCCTGTTGTGGCTCTCACCACCATGTTCgtgtgggtgccccagccagCTTGGCTGCCTGCCCCGCTCTGCCATGACGAGCTGGTGCAGAACCAGCTCGGGAATGTGTGCACAGCAGTTGCGACAAGCGGTGCCCTTGTTGTTAACAAGTCTGGAGTACCTGCCAGAATCACACTGAAACGACTTGAGGTCTCCCAGCCAACAGAGCTCTAGTGGGGACTCTCCAGGGCttggtttcttcttttaaataatgtagCTGTTAGTCAACACTTTGTCCTGTAGCAGCTGCTGTGTTGGccttttattattccttttttatttttgccttgatTTTGGATCCTCTCCTTTAATATTTCCTCTGCTCTGGTTGTGTGTACCATGTTGTAAAATAATACCATAAAGGTGTTGCCTGAGCTGCCCTCCAAAAATGAATTTCACATGCTTATTGCACACTATTATTGTTTCCAAGAATTGAAAGCAGCTGAagttataaataattttgaatttaaaaaaaatcctaatgcTTCAAGTCTTATTTGTGTTGTATGAGGCAGGCATAGAAAGTGCTGGGAAATGGAATTTTCAGTTTGATGTTGATTGCTTAGTCTTGTCACATGCAAGTCTGTCAAGGGACACTTCTTGTTGTGCCCTCACTTAGAATGAGATTAATGGgaattaaaagctgttttaacagtctctttctttgtttggtgggttctggccttttttcttttcttttttttttttttttttttttgagatgagaCTTAAACGAGGGTCGTGTGTAAATTTTTTATGTTTGGTATTTTGAAAGGGGTGAGAAGCACTTTGCTAGGTTTGATCTGTGGACGAGATGGTGCTGCCAGTGCCATGAACGCCCGAGAGGGAAAGCTGAGAGGTGGTCGGccagcagcaaaacactttTGGCAGACCGAGCCCCATGGCTGCCCTGCCAATGGGCACACAGGGGTCTCCACAGGAGCATGGGCCGCCTCTTCGCCTTCACCTGCTACAAGCCCTTCTGCAGCCATCCACTGAACCCCGAGGATGTTGGATCCCACTCCAAGGCCAGAGCTTGTCCATCTTGGCTGGGGCCTCCTGGAGCTCCTGGTTTCTGAGCTGAGGCATCCTTAGCTTGTGCTGGcctttaaaaaacccccacccacccacccaaaacaacccccaaaccccctcTGAAGTGAACGTGATCTCTGTGTGGATTTAAGCTTTTGAATTTTGAGATGGATGTTAGTAAGCTGCAATGGAAAATCTGTGTATGTCTGCACGTTCCTTAATGAACTTCCATGGTCAGATACTCAAAGATACCTTTTATTTACATGATATACATACACCCTTGCAAATTATCAAAAGTCTGTGGGTGTGGCTTCAGACATCAGTGTATTCATGGTATATGCGCACTTCTGATCTTCTAACACTCTGAAGTGATCTGATACTCTCACTTCTGGTTCTCATATTTGATTTTCTAAACAGCCTTCGTGAGAATGATCTACAcatgaaaaagtaaattattgGATCCAGACAGACATTGCATGCGGACAGGAACAGTGTCATTTCCTTACAATAATACAAGATTTTATGTGCAGAGTCATCTAAAATTTTATCTAGATGGCTGAAAGTAAAGGGTATTCTGCACAAATGATATGgcagaaagcaagtgaaaaatacaGCCACGACAACCCTTATACTTTGATtatgctttctctttctgcttgaTGAGCTAATGAATTGTTTGCTCGATTTATAAATGTACCTGGATATCGCAATGTAGCATCCTATCAGTACTATCAGCACCACTACAAACATGCAGGTGTTGATGTAAATGACAGCTGTGTGCCACTTGACTCCCAGTGGAGATTTCAGCTTTATGCAGTCATCTATGTTCTTCTTTGTTGGGTAGCCATTTGTAAGAATCAGGTTTGGTAAAGCTAGGAAAGCCATTACAACCCAAACGCAGGCAGATAAGATCTTGGTGAAAGTGATGCTATACATCCTGGAGTCTCCAAAAGGCTTCACTACTTTCAGGTAGCGGTCAATGCTGATGAGTCCGAGGAACACAATTGTGGTGTACATGTTTGTGTAAAACAGAACTGTGGTGTATCGGCACAGGAAGGAGTTGAAGTGCCATGGTCCCAGCTGTGAGTCCTGGATTATCTTGAATGGGAACGTCAGTGTCATTAGAAGATCTGCAACCACAATGTTTTTGAGGTAAAAtataaaacttgttttatttcttatgtggaaaaaaatccacactgCTAGGCCATTCAGCAAGATGCTTGCCAGGAAGATGATGAGGTAAAGCACAGGCAAGACGATGGTGGTGAATTCGTTGTGTGTGGAGTTCCCAAGTAAGCCTGCTGTGGAGTTGGATGAGGTACTGTTGTCTTGGCTCAGACGATCATCTGTGTGAATGAGGGAAAAGAAGTTTAAAGTATGTTTCTAGTGTTCTACAAACGGGGCCATTCTAGAGCCACCCTCTAGAAAATGTCCCATCTCTGGGCAATTCTGGAGGCTGCTCAGATTAACCAGCCTGGAAAACCTAGGTTTTAAAACAGTGCTCTGAAGTAATGCACGTGTCAAACAAATGGCTTGCTAGCCTCTGAGCACAGCATCTGTGCTTCCTGCTGAAATACAAGGGTGCTTTGGCACATAGtttgacagcaaaaaaaaatgcagggtgTGAGTGTGTATATATTCCCAAGGTTCCTGTGCTGCCCACAAGCTCCCTGCCTGGCCTTCCTGCTGCCCTGAGGAGACCAGAAAACCCAGCTCGATGGGTGAATGCTGCTTGGCAGCTCAGGTGAGGCccaggctgggtgctgtgctgtgtgcgGGGCTGGTCCCTGCCacgggctgctgtggctgtgccatgGCAGCCACCCGCTCCACTGCAGCACGGGGATGTGCTCCATGGGCACAGCGGGTGTGCCATTTTCGGGGGGCTCTGGTTGGCGCTGGCTGCCATGCGGCAGGGGCGATTTGTGCAcataaacatttctttgcaaTATTTGAAGAAACACGGAGGGAATTCTCTGTAGAGAGAGCCAGTGAATCCAGTTAGCGAAATGTGAGAAGGATTTGAGATCCCATAACCCACCTGCCATCCAGGTGGAGCTGGGcgctccctgctgcaggatgggGTCTGCAGTGACCATCGTACTGCatggggtgtgggtgggtgcaGCCGTGTGCCAGCACATCGGGGATGAACTATTAATCACAATTACAGGGTGTCAGCTGTTGTCTGTCTTGACAGAATGCAACTCATGAGCCAAGGCAATCTGTTTACCTAAGGGATAGGACTCTGGATCCAGCGACTCTTCAGGCTTATTAA
This genomic stretch from Falco biarmicus isolate bFalBia1 chromosome 13, bFalBia1.pri, whole genome shotgun sequence harbors:
- the GPR87 gene encoding G-protein coupled receptor 87, whose amino-acid sequence is MVTADPILQQGAPSSTWMADDRLSQDNSTSSNSTAGLLGNSTHNEFTTIVLPVLYLIIFLASILLNGLAVWIFFHIRNKTSFIFYLKNIVVADLLMTLTFPFKIIQDSQLGPWHFNSFLCRYTTVLFYTNMYTTIVFLGLISIDRYLKVVKPFGDSRMYSITFTKILSACVWVVMAFLALPNLILTNGYPTKKNIDDCIKLKSPLGVKWHTAVIYINTCMFVVVLIVLIGCYIAISRYIYKSSKQFISSSSRKRKHNQSIRVVVAVFFTCFLPYHLCRIPFTFSHLDKILDDSAHKILYYCKEMTLFLSACNVCLDPIIYFFMCRSFSRRLFRKSNMRTRSESIRSLQSVRRSEVRIYHEYTDV